In Chromobacterium rhizoryzae, one genomic interval encodes:
- the fnr gene encoding fumarate/nitrate reduction transcriptional regulator Fnr: MSDQNHISLHNLKVSCSNCSLKELCLPVGLNREELTQLDAVIRQSRRLKRGEYLFRSGEGFRSLFAVRTGFFKTSVASQDGREQVTGFHMSGELMGLDGISANVHGCDAIALEDSEVCELPFSRMESLGREIPTLQHHFYRLMSREIVRDQNVMLLLGNMKAEERLAAFLLNLSQRLSTRGFAANDFILRMSREEIGSFLGLKLETVSRTLSKFQQQGWITVDHKHIQLVMVDELKALISGCAHANGH, from the coding sequence ATGTCCGATCAGAACCATATCTCTTTGCATAACCTGAAGGTCTCCTGCTCCAACTGCAGCCTGAAGGAACTTTGTCTACCTGTGGGGCTTAACCGCGAGGAGCTGACCCAGCTCGACGCGGTGATCCGCCAAAGCCGCCGTTTGAAGCGCGGCGAGTACTTGTTCCGCAGCGGCGAAGGCTTCCGTTCGCTGTTCGCGGTGCGCACCGGCTTCTTCAAGACCAGCGTCGCCAGCCAGGACGGCCGCGAGCAGGTCACAGGCTTCCATATGTCCGGCGAACTGATGGGCCTGGACGGCATTTCCGCCAATGTGCACGGCTGCGACGCCATCGCGCTGGAGGACAGCGAGGTGTGCGAGCTGCCGTTCAGCCGCATGGAGAGCCTGGGCCGCGAAATTCCCACCCTGCAGCACCATTTCTACCGTCTGATGAGCCGCGAGATCGTTCGCGATCAGAATGTAATGTTGTTATTGGGCAACATGAAGGCGGAAGAGCGCCTGGCCGCCTTCCTGCTCAATCTGTCGCAGCGTCTGTCCACCCGCGGCTTCGCCGCCAACGACTTCATCCTGCGCATGAGCCGCGAGGAAATCGGCAGCTTCCTCGGCCTGAAGCTGGAAACCGTCAGCCGCACGCTGTCCAAGTTCCAGCAGCAAGGCTGGATCACCGTCGATCACAAGCACATCCAACTGGTGATGGTGGACGAATTGAAGGCGCTGATTTCCGGCTGCG
- a CDS encoding methyl-accepting chemotaxis protein has translation MTTPVVRLMQRLSYPSRFALIGAVFAVALLYMVYGLYRTNQDNIDFSQKERVGVSYIQPLHHLLGALEQAQDLAVRAAQGEAAAKAALPAAQAQLEQGWNRLQSAHEQYGAILQTDEAWKTASAARGTLSRIGAAPPPQVIASFDSTADKLNALLGAASDNSNLTLDPDIDSYYLMDAATAKLPSLSNYIGEALAWAAKPEAGQALTPAERDRLVELRPLINGALDGLNGDLAKALAYNPALKTALNAESQALAAFHQGQGAAIDKAIAGQTGAALAVSGMAAKNAEIGARFGDVTLNNLDTLLQARIERMQAQRNFYIGIGLAAMLLASFLFHQLYLSITLQLGGEPFYVQSVVEQLAAGQLGTRIQLREQDRSSLLASIGQMRDQLRDTVTQLLDTSREVNSAADQMAQSAQNVSHSSTKQTQAAASMAAAIEQLSTSLMVSAEQSEQANQLSRAAVSQSSEGNAIIHDASASMDSIVRDVSSASETIGALGQQSESIASIVDVIRDVADQTNLLALNAAIEAARAGEQGRGFAVVADEVRKLAERTAQSTTEISTIVSDIQRTSQQAIANMQTGMSAIMQGQENTRNAGASIASIRQCVDQVLDSIHQITQGLKEQSSASQSLAQNVESVARMSETNASAVEASAQTAGELQSVSQRLGQLAGRFSV, from the coding sequence ATGACAACGCCCGTGGTAAGGCTGATGCAGCGCTTGAGCTACCCCAGCCGCTTTGCGCTGATCGGCGCGGTCTTTGCCGTCGCCTTACTCTATATGGTGTACGGTCTGTATCGAACCAATCAGGACAATATCGACTTTTCGCAAAAAGAAAGAGTCGGCGTGTCCTACATCCAGCCGCTGCATCACCTGCTGGGCGCGCTGGAACAAGCTCAGGATCTGGCCGTGCGAGCGGCGCAGGGCGAGGCCGCCGCCAAGGCGGCGCTGCCGGCGGCGCAGGCGCAGTTGGAGCAAGGCTGGAACCGGCTGCAAAGCGCCCATGAACAATACGGCGCCATCCTGCAAACCGACGAGGCCTGGAAAACCGCCAGCGCCGCGCGAGGCACGCTGTCGCGGATAGGCGCAGCGCCGCCGCCGCAAGTGATCGCCAGCTTCGACAGCACCGCGGACAAACTCAACGCCCTGCTCGGCGCCGCCAGCGACAATTCCAATCTGACGCTGGACCCGGACATCGACAGCTATTACCTGATGGACGCCGCCACCGCCAAGCTGCCCTCGCTGAGCAACTACATCGGCGAAGCGCTGGCCTGGGCCGCCAAACCGGAAGCCGGCCAGGCGCTGACGCCGGCGGAACGCGACCGCCTGGTGGAACTGCGCCCGCTGATCAACGGCGCGCTGGACGGCTTGAATGGCGATCTGGCCAAGGCGCTGGCCTACAATCCGGCGCTGAAGACCGCGCTGAACGCCGAATCCCAGGCCTTGGCCGCGTTTCATCAAGGCCAGGGCGCGGCCATAGACAAGGCCATCGCCGGCCAAACCGGCGCGGCCTTGGCGGTGAGCGGCATGGCGGCGAAAAACGCCGAGATCGGCGCCCGCTTCGGCGACGTGACGCTGAACAATCTGGACACGCTGCTGCAAGCCCGCATCGAACGGATGCAGGCCCAGCGCAATTTCTACATCGGCATCGGCCTGGCCGCCATGCTGCTGGCCAGCTTCCTGTTCCACCAGCTCTATCTGTCCATCACCCTGCAACTGGGCGGCGAGCCTTTCTACGTTCAAAGCGTGGTCGAGCAATTGGCCGCCGGCCAGCTGGGCACCCGCATCCAGTTGCGCGAACAGGACCGTAGCAGCTTGCTCGCCTCCATCGGCCAGATGCGCGACCAATTGCGCGACACCGTGACCCAGTTGCTGGACACCTCGCGCGAAGTCAATTCGGCCGCCGACCAGATGGCGCAAAGCGCCCAGAACGTGTCCCACAGCAGCACCAAGCAAACTCAGGCGGCGGCCAGCATGGCGGCGGCGATCGAACAGTTGAGCACCAGCCTGATGGTCAGCGCCGAGCAATCGGAACAAGCCAATCAACTCTCGCGCGCCGCGGTCAGCCAATCCAGCGAGGGCAACGCCATCATCCACGACGCCAGCGCCAGCATGGACAGCATCGTGCGCGACGTGTCCTCGGCCTCGGAAACCATAGGCGCGCTGGGCCAGCAATCGGAGTCCATCGCCAGCATCGTCGATGTGATCCGCGATGTCGCCGACCAAACCAATCTGCTGGCGCTGAACGCCGCCATTGAAGCCGCGCGCGCCGGCGAACAAGGCCGCGGCTTCGCCGTGGTGGCCGACGAGGTGCGCAAGCTGGCGGAACGCACCGCGCAATCCACCACCGAGATCAGCACCATCGTCTCCGACATCCAGCGCACCTCGCAGCAGGCCATCGCCAATATGCAAACCGGCATGAGCGCCATCATGCAAGGCCAGGAAAACACCCGCAACGCCGGCGCCAGCATCGCCTCCATCCGCCAATGCGTGGACCAGGTGCTGGACAGCATCCATCAAATCACTCAGGGGCTGAAGGAACAGAGCAGCGCCAGCCAGTCCCTGGCGCAAAACGTGGAGAGCGTGGCGCGGATGTCGGAAACCAACGCCAGCGCCGTCGAAGCCAGCGCGCAGACCGCCGGCGAACTGCAGTCGGTGTCGCAGCGGCTGGGCCAGCTCGCCGGCCGCTTCAGCGTCTAG
- the ugpQ gene encoding glycerophosphodiester phosphodiesterase, which produces MSQSTSGRQWPYPRFIAHRGGGVLAPENTLAGFREGLRYGYRGAECDVKLSADNVCFLLHDDTVERTSNGRGAAAAMSMAQLARLDAGGWKGAAFAGEPMPTLDNVAAYCLAHGIALNIEIKPCPGREADTGAAVAAEAARLWVGAAQPPLLSSFSDEALRAARDAAPCLPRAWLVEQAPADWEARLRELACIALHCDHQSLNAELSAEIKRAGFQLLCYTVNRPVDAERLLAWGVDSVCTDRLDLLRPISD; this is translated from the coding sequence ATGTCCCAGTCCACGTCCGGCCGGCAATGGCCTTATCCCCGCTTCATCGCCCATCGCGGCGGCGGCGTCCTGGCGCCGGAGAACACTCTGGCGGGATTTCGCGAAGGTCTGCGCTACGGCTACCGCGGCGCGGAATGCGATGTGAAGCTGTCCGCGGACAATGTTTGCTTCCTGCTGCACGACGACACGGTGGAGCGCACCAGCAACGGCCGCGGCGCGGCGGCGGCGATGAGCATGGCGCAATTGGCGCGGCTGGACGCCGGCGGCTGGAAGGGCGCGGCTTTTGCCGGCGAGCCGATGCCGACGCTGGACAATGTCGCCGCTTATTGCCTTGCGCACGGCATCGCCTTGAACATCGAGATCAAACCCTGCCCGGGACGGGAGGCGGACACCGGCGCGGCGGTGGCGGCGGAAGCCGCGCGGCTATGGGTCGGCGCCGCGCAGCCGCCCTTGCTGTCGTCTTTTTCCGACGAGGCGCTGCGCGCCGCGCGCGATGCCGCGCCGTGTCTGCCGCGCGCCTGGCTGGTGGAGCAGGCGCCGGCGGACTGGGAGGCGCGTTTGCGCGAGCTGGCTTGTATTGCGCTGCACTGTGATCACCAGAGCTTGAACGCTGAGCTGAGCGCCGAGATCAAGCGAGCCGGCTTTCAATTGCTGTGCTATACGGTGAACCGGCCGGTCGACGCCGAGCGCTTGCTGGCCTGGGGCGTGGACAGCGTCTGCACGGATCGCTTGGATTTGCTGCGGCCTATTTCAGATTGA
- a CDS encoding GbsR/MarR family transcriptional regulator gives MNLSPLVQSFVLHFGEMGSRWGINRTVGQIYALLYVSEKPLNADEIAESLSFSRSNVSMGLKELESWRLVRLQHFPGDRREYFSTPDDVWAIFKTLAEERKKREVEPTLTMLRGAIMEKPASDAERHAQQRMKEMHQLIELVTTWFSDIQHMDVETLQRLMKLGSQVQKILQFTHSLSKLTSRDGDRE, from the coding sequence ATGAATCTATCGCCACTCGTCCAGTCTTTCGTGCTGCATTTCGGTGAAATGGGCAGCCGCTGGGGCATCAATCGCACCGTCGGGCAGATCTACGCGCTGCTATATGTATCTGAGAAGCCGCTGAACGCGGATGAAATCGCCGAAAGCCTGAGCTTCTCGCGCTCCAACGTCAGCATGGGACTCAAGGAGCTGGAGTCCTGGCGCCTGGTCCGGCTGCAGCACTTTCCCGGCGACCGCCGCGAATATTTCTCCACGCCCGACGATGTGTGGGCCATCTTCAAGACCCTGGCCGAGGAGCGCAAAAAGCGCGAGGTGGAGCCCACGCTGACCATGTTGCGCGGCGCCATCATGGAGAAGCCGGCCAGCGACGCGGAGCGCCACGCGCAGCAGCGGATGAAGGAGATGCACCAGTTGATCGAACTGGTGACCACCTGGTTTTCCGACATCCAGCACATGGACGTGGAGACCTTGCAACGCTTGATGAAACTGGGCTCGCAGGTGCAGAAGATCCTGCAGTTCACCCACTCGCTTTCGAAACTGACCAGTCGCGACGGCGACAGGGAGTAG
- a CDS encoding cytochrome ubiquinol oxidase subunit I, protein MDFDPLVLARIQFGANISFHILFPTINIAMGWVLLFFKLRYLKTGQQGWMDAYGFWVKIFALSFALGVVSGVTMSFQFGTNWPGYMQTVGNIAGPLLAYEILTAFFLEATFLGVMLFGRSRVSERVHTWATFLVAFGNTVSAFWILALNSWMQTPAGFKMVDGKAVVTSWLEVIFNPSLPYRLTHMLIASGLTTAFLVAGLSAYRRLKGDRSDGAKMALKTGVITAALLIPLQIFVGDMHGLNTFKHQPAKLAAIEGVWHTEKGAPLLLFALPNAETRQNDMAVGIPKLASLIITHDPNGEIRGLNEFAQHPPVGKVFWSFRVMAGVGALMLLVSWLACWQLRRRGQLAPLMLRALVGMTFAGWVATLAGWYVTEIGRQPWLVEGVLTTAQAAGPATGGMVASTLAMYLGLYLVLLTAYVSVLFYMAGKAAGQSGGEAAHLEEKLA, encoded by the coding sequence ATGGACTTTGACCCGCTGGTATTGGCGCGCATTCAGTTCGGCGCCAATATTTCCTTCCACATCTTGTTTCCCACCATCAATATCGCGATGGGCTGGGTGCTGCTGTTCTTCAAACTGCGCTATCTCAAGACCGGCCAGCAGGGCTGGATGGACGCCTACGGCTTCTGGGTGAAGATTTTCGCGCTGTCCTTCGCGCTGGGCGTGGTCAGCGGCGTGACCATGAGCTTCCAGTTCGGCACCAACTGGCCGGGCTATATGCAGACGGTGGGCAATATCGCCGGCCCCTTGCTGGCCTACGAAATCCTGACCGCCTTCTTCCTGGAGGCCACCTTCCTCGGCGTGATGCTGTTCGGCCGTTCCAGGGTGTCGGAGCGGGTGCATACCTGGGCCACCTTCCTGGTGGCCTTCGGCAACACGGTGTCGGCGTTCTGGATCCTGGCCTTGAATTCCTGGATGCAGACCCCGGCCGGCTTCAAAATGGTGGACGGCAAGGCGGTGGTGACCAGCTGGCTGGAGGTGATCTTCAATCCTTCGCTGCCTTACCGGCTGACCCATATGCTGATCGCTTCCGGTCTGACCACGGCCTTCCTGGTGGCCGGCCTGTCCGCTTATCGCCGGCTGAAGGGCGATCGCAGCGACGGCGCCAAGATGGCCTTGAAAACCGGCGTGATCACCGCGGCCTTGCTGATTCCGCTGCAGATCTTCGTGGGCGACATGCACGGTCTGAACACCTTCAAGCATCAGCCGGCCAAGCTGGCGGCGATTGAAGGCGTCTGGCATACCGAGAAGGGCGCGCCGCTGTTGCTGTTCGCGCTGCCCAATGCGGAAACGCGGCAGAACGATATGGCGGTGGGCATTCCCAAACTGGCCAGCCTGATCATCACCCACGATCCCAACGGCGAGATCCGCGGCCTCAACGAGTTCGCCCAGCATCCGCCGGTGGGCAAGGTGTTCTGGAGCTTCCGGGTGATGGCGGGCGTCGGCGCGCTGATGTTGCTGGTGTCCTGGCTGGCCTGTTGGCAACTGCGCCGCCGCGGCCAGTTGGCGCCGCTGATGCTGCGGGCGCTGGTGGGCATGACCTTCGCCGGTTGGGTGGCGACCCTGGCCGGCTGGTACGTGACCGAGATCGGCCGTCAGCCGTGGCTGGTGGAAGGGGTGCTGACCACCGCGCAGGCGGCGGGTCCGGCGACCGGAGGCATGGTGGCGTCTACGCTGGCGATGTATCTGGGCCTGTATTTGGTGTTGCTGACCGCTTATGTGTCGGTCTTGTTCTACATGGCGGGCAAGGCTGCCGGGCAGTCCGGCGGCGAAGCCGCGCATCTCGAGGAGAAACTGGCATGA
- a CDS encoding alanine/glycine:cation symporter family protein, producing the protein MDLLHSFINAANDVIWGKMLIGLLLAVGLYFSLRSGLLQLRLFARGWREMMGGRGGHRSKDDISPFQAFATGLASRVGTGNIAGVAIAIAAGGPGAVFWMWLTAMLGMASAFAESTLAQLFKTNHHDDTFRGGPAYYIQKGLGQRWLGVIFALCLILAFGLVFNAVQANSIVAATEGAWGWNRYMVGIALVVMTAPIIFGGVRSVARVAEWLVPVMAAIYLLMTFYVLAAHAAELPGLIVLIVKSAFGLEQAAGGFAGYAVSQAMMLGIKRGLFSNEAGMGSAPNAAATATSRHPASQGAIQMFGVFIDTMVICTATAAIILLSGVYDQGLSGVALTQKAIESQFGPIGASFLAVAMFLFAFSTIIGNYAYAEGNVEFIRSNKGILLAFRLIVLAMVMFGAVASLPLVWDMADFAMGLMALINLVAIVLLSRYFFIVLKDYERQLKRGESTPVFKVADYPELAAKVEKDIW; encoded by the coding sequence ATGGACTTGCTTCATTCGTTTATCAATGCCGCCAATGATGTGATTTGGGGCAAGATGCTGATCGGTCTGTTGTTGGCCGTCGGCTTGTATTTCTCGTTGCGTTCCGGCCTGTTGCAGCTGAGGCTGTTCGCGCGCGGCTGGCGCGAAATGATGGGCGGCCGCGGCGGCCATCGCAGCAAGGACGATATTTCGCCGTTCCAGGCTTTCGCCACCGGCCTCGCCAGCCGGGTGGGCACCGGCAATATCGCCGGCGTGGCCATCGCCATTGCCGCCGGCGGCCCCGGCGCGGTGTTCTGGATGTGGCTGACCGCCATGCTGGGCATGGCCAGCGCTTTCGCCGAATCGACTTTGGCGCAGCTGTTCAAGACCAATCACCATGACGACACCTTCCGCGGCGGCCCGGCCTACTACATCCAGAAAGGCCTGGGGCAACGCTGGCTGGGCGTGATCTTCGCCCTGTGTCTGATCCTGGCCTTCGGCCTGGTGTTCAACGCGGTGCAGGCCAACTCCATCGTGGCGGCCACCGAGGGCGCCTGGGGCTGGAACCGCTATATGGTGGGCATCGCCCTGGTGGTGATGACTGCCCCCATCATTTTTGGCGGCGTGCGCTCGGTGGCGCGGGTGGCCGAGTGGCTGGTGCCGGTGATGGCGGCCATTTATCTGCTGATGACCTTCTATGTCTTGGCGGCGCACGCGGCCGAGCTGCCGGGTTTGATCGTGTTGATCGTCAAGAGCGCCTTCGGTCTGGAGCAGGCGGCGGGCGGCTTTGCCGGCTATGCGGTGAGCCAGGCGATGATGCTGGGCATCAAGCGCGGCCTGTTCTCCAATGAGGCGGGCATGGGCTCCGCCCCCAACGCGGCGGCGACGGCGACTTCGCGTCACCCGGCGAGTCAGGGCGCGATCCAGATGTTCGGCGTCTTCATCGACACCATGGTGATCTGTACCGCCACCGCCGCCATCATTCTGCTGTCCGGCGTGTATGACCAGGGTTTGAGCGGCGTGGCGCTGACGCAGAAGGCGATCGAATCGCAGTTCGGCCCGATAGGCGCGTCCTTCCTAGCGGTGGCGATGTTCCTGTTCGCTTTTTCCACCATCATCGGCAATTACGCTTACGCCGAGGGCAATGTCGAATTCATCCGCAGCAATAAGGGGATCTTGCTGGCCTTCCGTCTGATCGTGCTGGCGATGGTGATGTTCGGCGCGGTGGCCAGCCTGCCGCTGGTGTGGGATATGGCCGACTTCGCCATGGGCCTGATGGCGCTGATCAATCTGGTGGCCATCGTGCTGCTGTCGCGTTATTTCTTCATCGTGCTGAAGGATTACGAGCGTCAGCTGAAGCGGGGCGAGTCCACCCCGGTGTTCAAGGTGGCGGATTACCCGGAACTGGCCGCCAAGGTGGAAAAAGACATCTGGTAA
- the hemN gene encoding oxygen-independent coproporphyrinogen III oxidase, whose translation MKTTHPFSPAHFEFDRALIERLDGTGPRYTSYPTADRFTPGFAERDYIHWLRQRSIGANRKPLSLYAHIPFCNTICYYCGCNKIITKDSGKADLYLDYLEKEVRMIASCLGRREQVIQLHFGGGTPTFLSDAQLERLMTLLKTHFEFLKEGEYSIEIDPRKVSAATIFKLAELGFNRISVGIQDFEPAVQQAVNRVQSEEETLEVIQAARDAGFKSVSVDLIYGLPLQTRESVRRTLDKVIAIGPDRLALYNYAHLPTVFMPQRRINEADLPSPETKLDILQDSVQRLADAGYVFIGMDHFAKPDDELASALRQGRLQRNFQGYSTHADCDMIGLGVSSIGKIGPCYSQSAKDLDSYYAALDSGHLPVLRGLTLDNDDILRRSIIQGLMCRFSLSVEALEEIHGINFAEYFAEELPQIREYQQLGLLSFDGDFIMVEPKGRFLIRNIAMIFDRHLRERRTQARYSKTI comes from the coding sequence ATGAAGACCACCCACCCATTTTCTCCTGCCCATTTTGAATTCGACCGCGCGCTGATTGAGCGCCTCGACGGGACAGGTCCTAGATATACGTCATACCCGACAGCGGATCGCTTTACGCCGGGTTTTGCCGAAAGAGACTACATCCACTGGCTACGGCAGCGCAGCATCGGCGCCAACCGGAAACCTTTATCATTGTACGCTCATATACCTTTTTGCAACACTATCTGCTACTACTGCGGTTGCAACAAGATCATCACCAAGGACAGCGGCAAAGCGGACTTGTACCTGGACTACCTGGAGAAGGAGGTCCGCATGATCGCCTCCTGTCTGGGCCGCCGCGAGCAAGTGATACAGCTGCATTTCGGCGGCGGCACCCCCACTTTCTTGTCCGACGCGCAACTGGAACGATTGATGACCTTGCTCAAGACTCATTTCGAGTTCTTGAAGGAGGGGGAGTATTCCATAGAAATAGACCCGCGCAAAGTCAGCGCGGCGACAATCTTCAAACTGGCCGAACTCGGCTTCAACCGCATCAGCGTCGGGATTCAGGACTTTGAACCGGCGGTGCAGCAGGCGGTGAACCGGGTGCAGTCCGAAGAGGAAACACTGGAGGTGATCCAGGCCGCGCGCGACGCCGGCTTCAAGTCCGTCAGCGTCGATCTGATCTACGGCCTGCCGCTGCAGACCCGGGAATCGGTGCGCCGCACGCTGGACAAGGTGATCGCCATCGGGCCGGACCGGCTGGCGCTGTACAACTACGCCCACCTGCCCACCGTGTTCATGCCGCAGCGGCGCATCAACGAGGCCGATCTGCCCTCGCCGGAAACCAAGCTGGACATCCTGCAGGACTCGGTGCAGCGCCTGGCCGACGCCGGCTATGTCTTCATCGGCATGGATCACTTCGCCAAGCCGGACGACGAACTGGCCTCCGCCCTGCGCCAGGGCCGGCTGCAACGCAATTTCCAGGGTTACTCCACCCATGCGGACTGCGACATGATCGGTCTTGGCGTGTCCTCCATCGGCAAGATCGGCCCCTGTTACAGCCAGAGCGCCAAGGACTTGGACAGTTATTACGCGGCGCTGGACAGCGGCCATCTGCCGGTGTTGCGCGGGCTGACGCTGGACAATGACGACATCCTGCGCCGCAGCATCATCCAGGGCCTGATGTGTCGCTTCTCGCTGTCGGTGGAGGCGCTGGAAGAGATCCACGGCATCAACTTCGCCGAGTACTTCGCCGAAGAACTGCCGCAGATCCGCGAATACCAGCAACTGGGCCTGCTGTCCTTCGACGGCGACTTCATCATGGTGGAGCCCAAGGGCCGCTTCCTGATCCGCAATATCGCGATGATCTTCGACCGGCATCTGCGAGAGCGCCGCACCCAGGCGCGCTACTCCAAGACCATTTGA
- a CDS encoding substrate-binding periplasmic protein: protein MRRLLWLGIAALAPAPAAAAGLTILVSPQPPIIEVSADQQRVSGATIDLMRALSQRAGLPFKFAPYPTARAVLLVRHTPDTCLTAARFPEREALFRWSEPIIRLRLVLLARQDETRRFGKAEQARQFHIGAVRGTAVASRLRQQGWALDESADLETSLRKLQLGRIDLLATLDVGIQGMADKMKMATPRVALVVNETDIYFACHPQLSDDAMQRLNHAILTMKADGSFKAFNLK from the coding sequence ATGCGGCGCCTGCTGTGGCTGGGGATCGCGGCGCTGGCCCCGGCGCCGGCCGCGGCGGCCGGGCTGACCATACTGGTCAGCCCTCAGCCTCCCATCATCGAAGTGTCAGCCGATCAGCAACGCGTCTCCGGCGCCACCATCGACCTGATGCGCGCGCTGTCGCAACGCGCCGGCCTGCCGTTCAAGTTCGCGCCCTACCCCACCGCCCGCGCGGTGCTGCTGGTCCGGCACACCCCGGACACCTGCCTGACCGCCGCCCGCTTTCCCGAACGCGAGGCGCTGTTCCGCTGGAGCGAGCCCATCATCCGCCTGCGGCTGGTGCTGCTGGCGCGTCAAGACGAGACCCGCCGCTTCGGCAAGGCGGAGCAGGCCCGGCAATTCCACATCGGCGCCGTGCGCGGCACCGCCGTGGCCAGCCGGCTAAGACAACAGGGCTGGGCGCTGGACGAAAGCGCGGACTTGGAAACCAGCCTGCGCAAACTGCAATTGGGCCGCATCGACTTGCTGGCCACGCTGGATGTGGGCATACAGGGCATGGCCGACAAAATGAAAATGGCGACGCCGCGCGTCGCCCTGGTGGTGAATGAGACGGACATCTATTTCGCCTGCCATCCTCAATTGAGCGACGACGCCATGCAACGGCTGAACCACGCCATCCTGACGATGAAGGCGGACGGGAGCTTCAAGGCTTTCAATCTGAAATAG
- a CDS encoding cytochrome d ubiquinol oxidase subunit II codes for MSGAVYWLPVVFAGLMALAMLIYVVLDGYDLGVGLLLPFAEDDEKDMMIASIGPFWDANETWLVLGVGLLLVGFPLAHGIILGELYLPVALMLAGLIVRGVAFDFRVKAREPHKPWWNVAFACGSLLAALTQGVMLGRYLTGFAEGWLAWGFALLAGIGLAAAYTLLGAGWLIMKTSGALQAKAVAWARRSLAGAGLSVLLVSAATPLASSHIAAKWFALPEFLLLLPLPLGCIVLFATLWVILPRLAVRQAAGNDNWCWAPFACTVGIVLLSFWGLTYSVFPEVVIGRLNIWQAASDTAALWVIFWGAAVVLPVILLYTAFVYRVFHGKANALTYQ; via the coding sequence ATGAGTGGCGCTGTGTATTGGTTGCCGGTGGTGTTCGCCGGCCTGATGGCCCTGGCCATGCTGATTTACGTGGTGCTGGACGGTTACGATCTGGGCGTGGGCCTGTTGCTGCCCTTCGCCGAGGACGACGAGAAGGACATGATGATCGCGTCTATCGGTCCGTTCTGGGACGCCAACGAAACCTGGCTGGTGCTGGGCGTGGGCTTGTTGCTGGTGGGCTTCCCGCTGGCGCACGGCATCATCCTGGGCGAACTCTATCTGCCGGTGGCGCTGATGTTGGCCGGCTTGATCGTGCGCGGCGTGGCTTTCGATTTCCGCGTCAAGGCGCGCGAACCGCACAAGCCGTGGTGGAATGTCGCCTTCGCCTGCGGTTCCCTGTTGGCGGCGTTGACCCAGGGCGTGATGCTGGGCCGCTATCTGACCGGTTTCGCCGAAGGCTGGCTGGCCTGGGGTTTCGCCTTGCTGGCCGGCATCGGCCTGGCGGCGGCCTATACGCTGTTGGGCGCCGGCTGGCTGATCATGAAAACCAGCGGCGCCTTGCAGGCCAAGGCGGTGGCCTGGGCGCGGCGCAGCCTGGCCGGCGCCGGCCTGTCGGTGCTGCTGGTGTCGGCGGCCACGCCGCTGGCCAGCAGCCATATCGCCGCCAAGTGGTTCGCCTTGCCGGAGTTCCTGTTGTTGCTGCCGCTGCCCTTGGGTTGCATCGTGTTGTTCGCCACCTTGTGGGTGATCCTGCCGCGGCTGGCGGTGCGCCAGGCGGCAGGCAACGACAATTGGTGCTGGGCGCCGTTCGCCTGCACCGTCGGCATCGTGCTGTTGTCGTTCTGGGGATTGACCTATAGCGTGTTCCCTGAGGTGGTGATCGGTCGGTTGAACATCTGGCAGGCGGCCAGCGACACCGCGGCGCTGTGGGTGATCTTCTGGGGCGCGGCGGTGGTGCTGCCGGTGATTCTGCTGTACACCGCCTTTGTCTATCGGGTGTTCCACGGCAAGGCCAATGCGCTGACTTACCAATAA